The Nyctibius grandis isolate bNycGra1 chromosome 23, bNycGra1.pri, whole genome shotgun sequence genome contains a region encoding:
- the TNFRSF1A gene encoding tumor necrosis factor receptor superfamily member 1A — MRGPALPGSSLGTVILIFVCVLMKESDEIGPVPYTLQVHRVALDGRDPSNPLRREKREVECQLGQYLHPRETHCCMRCHAGTFKAKDCDRPDQAPVCPPCANGTFTAVDNTMSKCFPCRRCRTEFQQIVETPCTPKQDTVCGCRKNQYQIGLFDLFQCRNCSSCVNGIIANCSKNRDTICRCKPRFFLTLSNVCKPCNSCVGEECLQCHSPVTTSPTSSGLNGSLVLGISAAIFGVISVLCIVNKVVRLVQENGIASSFYSCVSLPQTTKEPVSEVEVKRNEISILLPESQKEMELPVNAAPPPAPLLQSSHELPDCVRPARKTQLPDNPAILYTVVDHVPPSRWKEFVRRLGLSDYDVERIEMDHRRLRDAQYEMLRLWKLQMGHAATVEHISCVLNQMELSGCSEAIQEALLNQNSPQPCSLHSHL, encoded by the exons GTTATCCTAATATTTGTATGTGTGTTAATGAAGGAATCTGATGAAATTGGTCCGGTGCCTTATACACTGCAAGTCCATCGGGTGGCTTTGGATGGAAGAGACCCTTCTAACCCcttgaggagagaaaagagggagGTGGAGTGTCAACTAGGACAATACCTACATCCTAGAGAGACCCACTGCTGCATGAGGTGTCATGCAG GTACCTTCAAGGCAAAAGACTGTGATCGGCCTGACCAGGCACCTGTCTGTCCTCCATGTGCTAATGGCACATTCACAGCTGTTGATAACACCATGTCTAAATGCTTCCCGTGTAGACGTTGCCGTACAG aaTTCCAGCAGATAGTAGAGACCCCTTGCACCCCAAAGCAAGATACTGTATGTGGCTGTCGGAAGAATCAATATCAGATTGGCCTGTTCGATCTCTTCCAGTGTAGGAACTGCAGCTCGTGTGTCAATGGGATTATTGCCAACT GTTCAAAGAACAGAGACACGATTTGCAGGTGTAAGCCTCGATTCTTCCTGACACTTAGCAATGTTTGCAAGCCTTGCAACAG ctgcGTTGGAGAAGAATGCTTGCAGTGTCATAGCCCAGTGACTACCTCACCAACTTCGTCTGGGCTGA ATGGCAGCCTTGTCCTTGGCATCAGCGCTGCAATATTTGGAGTTATCTCTGTCCTCTGCATTGTAAATAAAGTAGTGAGGCTGGTCCAGGAAAATGGGATAGCGTCATCTTTCTACTCCTGTG tttctttGCCGCAGACAACCAAGGAGCCAGTATCTGAG gttgaggtaaaaagaaatgaaatttccaTCCTTCTTCCTGAGTCTCAGAAGGAAATGGAATTGCCAGTGAATGCAGCACCACCACCTGCACCTCTGCTGCAAAGTTCACATGAGTTACCAGACTGTGTCAGACCTGCCAGGAAGACACAGCTTCCAGACA aCCCTGCTATTCTCTACACTGTGGTGGATCATGTACCGCCATCTCGGTGGAAAGAGTTTGTGAGGCGTCTGGGTCTGAGTGACTATGATGTAGAGCGAATTGAGATGGACCATCGGCGTTTACGAGATGCCCAGTATGAAATGCTTAGACTGTGGAAACTGCAGATGGGCCATGCTGCAACTGTGGAGCACATCAGCTGTGTTCTCAACCAGATGGAGCTGAGTGGCTGCAGTGAAGCTATTCAAGAGGCTTTGCTAAACCAGAACTCTCCACAACCTTGCAGCCTCCACAGCCACCTTTAA
- the METTL16 gene encoding RNA N6-adenosine-methyltransferase METTL16, whose product MALNKSMHARNRYKDKPPDFAYLAAKYPEFQQHVQTTLTGRVSLNFKDPEAVRALTCTLLKEDFGLTIDIPVERLIPTVPLRLNYIHWVEDLIGHQDADKQVLRRGIDIGTGASCIYPLLGATLNGWYFLATEVDDMCFNYAKKNVEQNNLSDLIKVVKVPQKTLLMDALKEESEIVYDFCMCNPPFFANQLEAKGVNSRNPRRPPPSSVNTGGITEIMAEGGELEFVKRIIHDSLQLKKRLRWYSCMLGKKCSLAPLKEELRIQGVPKVTHTEFCQGRTMRWALAWSFYDDVQVPSPPSKRRKLEKPRKPIIFTVLASTVKELSIKAAALGWDAVEAIAVVRAWVEKILTDLKVQHKRVPCGKDEVSLFVTAIENSWIHLRRKKRERERQLRELPQASEDVLQAMEEGNTSQKSVSNDSDCENPKTDGSETGFVAPDEDVHLTAGDELMEETAAKEEHSEHMEEEETEAKQAETSLGKGSSNAKEEPRPSEEASNLAVEKEQRPKESSRCFLLKCLMNVKKEGDDVLVEMHWVEGQNRDLMNQLCTYLRNQILRLVAT is encoded by the exons ATGGCCCTCAACAAGTCCATGCACGCGCGCAACCGCTACAAGGACAAGCCGCCCGACTTCGCCTACCTGGCCGCCAAGTACCCCGAGTTCCAGCAGCACGTGCAGACCACCCTCACCGGCAGGGTGAG CCTGAATTTCAAGGACCCTGAGGCGGTGAGAGCTCTGACGTGCACCCTCCTGAAGGAGGATTTCGGGCTTACGATTGACATCCCCGTGGAAAGGCTTATTCCTACCGTTCCCTTGAGGCTGAACTACATCCACTGGGTGGAGGATCTCATCGGTCACCAGGATGCGGACAAGCAAGTCCTCAGGCGAGGCATTGACATAG GGACAGGGGCATCCTGCATATACCCACTACTTGGAGCAACACTGAATGGCTGGTATTTTCTTGCAACAGAAGTGGACGACATGTGCTTCAATTATGCCAAGAAGAATGTGGAGCAGAATAACTTGTCTGATCTTATAAAAG TGGTTAAGGTACCACAGAAGACTCTTCTAATGGATGCACTGAAAGAAGAATCTGAGATTGTTTATGATTTTTGCATGTGCAATCCCCCCTTTTTTGCCAACCAATTGGAAGCGAAG GGAGTAAATTCTCGAAATCCACGGCGTCCCCCTCCCAGCTCTGTAAATACAGGAGGGATCACAGAAATCATGGCTGAGGGGGGAGAACTAGAATTTGTCAAAAGAATTATTCATGATAGTCTACAACTTAAAAAGAGATTAAG ATGGTACAGTTGCATGTTGGGGAAGAAATGCAGTTTAGCACCATTGAAAGAGGAACTTCGAATTCAGGGG GTTCCTAAAGTTACTCATACTGAATTCTGTCAAGGACGCACCATGAGGTGGGCACTGGCATGGAGTTTCTATGATGATGTACAAGTACCT tCACCTCcctctaaaagaagaaaattagaaaaaccCCGAAAACCGATTATTTTTACGGTCTTGGCCTCTACAGTCAAAGAGCTATCCATcaaagctgcagctctgggctggGATGCTGTAGAAGCTATTGCTGTGGTTAGAGCCTGGGTAGAGAAGATTCTCACTGATCTGAAG GTTCAGCATAAACGTGTTCCCTGTGGAAAAGATGAAGTCAGCCTGTTTGTGACAGCCATTGAAAACTCCTGGATTCATTTGAGGAGAAAGAAAcgagagagagaaagacaatTACGAGAACTTCCTCAAGCTTCTGAAGATGTTCTGCAAGCAATGGAAGAGGGTAACACCAGCCAGAAGAGTGTGAGCAACGATTCGGACTGTGAAAACCCCAAGACTGATGGCTCTGAAACAGGGTTTGTGGCACCTGATGAGGACGTCCACTTGACCGCAGGTGACGAGCTAATGGAAGAAACTGCTGCCAAAGAAGAACACAGTGAGcacatggaggaggaggagacagaaGCAAAGCAGGCAGAAACATCACTTGGCAAAGGTTCCAGTAATGCAAAGGAGGAACCTCGCCCTTCAGAGGAAGCTAGCAATCTGGCAGTTGAAAAAGAACAACGTCCCAAAGAAAGTAGTAGATGTTTTCTCTTAAAGTGTTTAATGAATGTGAAGAAAGAAGGAGATGATGTATTAGTAGAAATGCACTGGGTTGAAGGACAGAACAGAGACTTGATGAACCAGTTGTGCACATACTTACGGAACCAAATTCTTCGACTGGTTGCTACTTAG